The Triticum aestivum cultivar Chinese Spring chromosome 3A, IWGSC CS RefSeq v2.1, whole genome shotgun sequence genome includes a region encoding these proteins:
- the LOC123057788 gene encoding uncharacterized protein has product MAMLKKGMSVLCFVATVMVVMVTTLLLSSCDAHKEEDETAAFPLPAPCYSISFPNCTDDKCKKFCSSVGKRPAPKAFCNDNNNCCCPVIQV; this is encoded by the exons ATGGCGATGCTGAAGAAGGGCATGAGCGTCCTGTGTTTCGTGGCCACCGTCATGGTGGTCATGGTTACCACCCTTCTTCTCTCCTCATGCGACGCCCACAAAGAG GAAGATGAGACTGCTGCGTTTCCCTTGCCGGCGCCATGCTACTCCATCTCTTTCCCAAACTGTACCGACGACAAGTGCAAGAAGTTTTGCAGCAGCGTAGGCAAGCGGCCGGCCCCCAAGGCATTCTGCAATGACAACAATAACTGCTGCTGTCCTGTCATTCAAGTATAA